In one window of candidate division WOR-3 bacterium DNA:
- the larB gene encoding nickel pincer cofactor biosynthesis protein LarB, whose amino-acid sequence MSLSKSEIKKLLEEVRKGKKSVEEALEVLESLPFLELGFAKIDTHRELRMGAPEAIYCLNKTEEQIIEIIGKLKNHTNVLATKVPKETLKKIKEIYPEAKIYSEASIAFIGEYPKKTIGEVLIVTAGTSDIPVAKESEITVRSMGVGVETIFDVGIAGIHRILWIKEKLKKADVVIAIAGMEGALPSVIAGLTNTPIIAVPTSCGYGASFKGLAPLLTMLNSCAPGVSVVNIDGGYNAGFFAAAIIKKMKEKK is encoded by the coding sequence TTGAGTTTAAGTAAAAGCGAAATAAAGAAACTGCTTGAGGAAGTTAGAAAAGGGAAGAAAAGTGTAGAAGAGGCCTTAGAAGTTTTAGAAAGTCTTCCTTTCTTGGAACTTGGTTTTGCGAAAATTGATACACATAGAGAACTTAGAATGGGGGCTCCTGAAGCTATTTATTGTTTAAACAAAACTGAGGAACAAATAATAGAGATAATTGGGAAGTTAAAAAATCATACTAATGTCCTTGCCACAAAAGTTCCTAAGGAAACATTAAAGAAAATAAAAGAGATTTATCCTGAAGCGAAAATATATTCTGAAGCCTCTATTGCTTTCATTGGAGAATATCCAAAAAAGACAATTGGTGAAGTTTTGATTGTCACTGCTGGGACTTCAGATATTCCGGTGGCAAAAGAAAGTGAAATAACAGTAAGGTCAATGGGGGTAGGAGTGGAAACAATATTTGATGTTGGGATTGCTGGAATTCATCGGATTTTATGGATAAAAGAAAAATTAAAAAAAGCTGATGTTGTAATCGCAATTGCTGGAATGGAAGGCGCTCTTCCTTCTGTAATTGCAGGACTTACTAATACTCCAATAATTGCTGTTCCAACTTCTTGTGGTTATGGGGCAAGTTTTAAAGGGCTTGCTCCTCTTCTTACAATGCTCAATTCTTGTGCTCCAGGTGTTAGTGTTGTTAATATAGATGGTGGGTATAACGCAGGATTTTTTGCTGCGGCTATTATAAAGAAAATGAAAGAGAAAAAATAA